In a genomic window of Nostoc sp. UHCC 0870:
- a CDS encoding DUF1824 family protein codes for MPMPNHPNLTTTEAKKILNKFNCLDIAPILKPSEKELVRQALILFTKLSDYQILGICADTAAEGLLAMRTYSHALGYEVPIDLPVVEGPVYIKLNGKNGLCYLDSYAGHHRGVLVSCQSYAEGGINEMYGHLPLDLFV; via the coding sequence ATGCCAATGCCCAATCACCCCAACCTCACAACCACAGAAGCCAAAAAAATCCTCAATAAATTTAACTGTCTAGATATCGCACCCATTCTTAAACCATCAGAAAAAGAATTGGTACGCCAAGCATTAATTTTGTTCACCAAACTTTCTGATTATCAAATACTAGGAATTTGCGCTGACACAGCCGCAGAAGGACTACTAGCCATGAGAACATATTCTCATGCTTTGGGTTATGAAGTACCCATTGATTTACCTGTAGTAGAAGGGCCAGTTTACATCAAATTAAATGGTAAAAATGGCTTATGTTACCTCGATTCCTACGCAGGACATCATCGCGGCGTATTAGTCTCTTGTCAATCTTATGCAGAAGGAGGCATCAACGAAATGTATGGACATCTACCCCTGGACTTATTTGTCTAG
- a CDS encoding prohibitin family protein: MKNQQIGNWQTTVLGIVLAIIVIIGLNSFIIINPGQAGVISILGKARDGALREGIHLKPPLISVIDVYDLTVQKFEVPAESSTKDLQNLTARFAINFRIDPIQVVEVRRKQGTLENIVSKIIAPQTQESFKIAAARRTVEEAITKRSELKEDFDNALSDRLDKYGILVLDTSVIDLTFSPEFARAVEEKQIAEQRAQRAVYVAREAEQEAQSDINRAKGRAEAQRLLAETLKAQGGQLVLQKEAIEAWRNGGSQMPKVLVMGGESQSNVPFIFNLGNTQD; this comes from the coding sequence TTGAAAAATCAACAAATAGGGAATTGGCAAACCACAGTTTTAGGGATTGTGTTAGCCATAATTGTAATTATTGGGTTAAATTCTTTTATTATTATCAACCCAGGACAAGCAGGAGTAATCAGTATTTTAGGCAAAGCTAGGGATGGTGCTTTAAGAGAGGGTATTCACTTGAAACCGCCTTTAATTTCCGTGATAGACGTGTATGATTTAACCGTACAAAAATTTGAAGTTCCCGCCGAAAGTTCTACGAAAGATTTGCAAAATTTAACAGCTAGGTTTGCTATTAACTTTCGCATTGATCCCATCCAAGTAGTTGAAGTGAGAAGAAAGCAAGGAACTCTAGAAAATATTGTCTCCAAAATCATCGCACCCCAAACCCAGGAATCATTCAAAATTGCCGCAGCTAGAAGAACAGTAGAAGAAGCAATTACTAAACGAAGCGAACTCAAGGAAGACTTTGATAATGCCCTAAGCGATCGCCTAGATAAATATGGGATACTTGTATTAGATACTAGCGTCATTGATCTAACTTTCTCACCTGAATTTGCCAGAGCCGTAGAAGAAAAACAAATTGCCGAACAACGCGCCCAAAGAGCCGTCTATGTAGCACGAGAAGCAGAGCAAGAAGCCCAATCAGATATTAACCGCGCTAAAGGTAGGGCTGAAGCTCAAAGACTCTTAGCGGAAACTCTCAAAGCTCAAGGGGGACAATTAGTGCTACAAAAAGAAGCAATTGAAGCTTGGAGAAATGGCGGCTCGCAAATGCCTAAAGTATTAGTTATGGGTGGTGAATCCCAAAGTAATGTTCCCTTTATTTTCAATCTTGGTAATACCCAAGATTGA
- a CDS encoding ATP-grasp domain-containing protein codes for MIYAIGIDSDRTFRHFNRETAKRGIEVQSINLRDVILSGDWRLALPDDGMSWLSIGEEKYPLDPKGAYYCRIIDLSSVQSDMATAMRWRSLLAALCVWLEHIPGVVINRPGGRTDNSSKPLHEYSLQSWGFNVPPSLTSSDPELLAAFASVGKTIVKPASGIRADSRLVEPEEFLDFHPSQGPVHLQRYVAGADVRAHVVGNQVHAEIINCSQVDYRRSYQESKYSPWQLPESLNQQIIQATAAFGLQFAGWDFKVTEDHQYWCLEANPMPGYDGYDIRDEGRITDSLLALLTQQNTIKEFPNSQVFTDEILTEKQCAEVYATIKNLKEHWISRGQEPASFFTLGTASYLDFLNIPDFAGDYYTRAKQYNSLLQKHFAWLYTLVINSLEKQLQAPINYHPDFALPGFHIWETPAIFTKSTASVHFDLQYQNLNWQDQANIDFQRTISFTLPIKLPQLGGGLNVWDLTYDEYTDGRDSNHLGDVEVMKRFRNKTVHPYTVGKIVIHCGHSLHQIAAIAEVNPGDERITLQGHGVYHNGQWLLYW; via the coding sequence ATGATTTACGCCATTGGCATCGACTCAGACCGAACTTTTCGTCATTTTAACCGCGAAACTGCCAAGCGCGGTATTGAGGTACAATCCATTAACCTCAGAGATGTCATTCTTTCAGGAGACTGGCGGTTGGCACTTCCTGATGATGGCATGAGTTGGCTGAGTATAGGCGAAGAAAAATATCCCCTAGACCCCAAAGGTGCTTATTATTGCCGGATTATTGACCTTTCTAGTGTGCAATCAGACATGGCTACGGCTATGCGTTGGCGGAGTTTGTTAGCCGCGCTTTGTGTTTGGTTAGAACATATTCCAGGGGTGGTAATTAATCGTCCTGGTGGTCGTACTGATAATTCTTCTAAACCCCTGCATGAGTATTCTTTGCAATCGTGGGGCTTCAATGTTCCCCCCAGCCTCACAAGTTCTGATCCCGAACTATTAGCAGCTTTTGCTAGTGTTGGTAAAACTATTGTTAAACCTGCATCGGGTATTCGTGCCGATAGTCGCTTAGTTGAACCCGAAGAATTTCTCGATTTTCACCCATCCCAAGGGCCAGTGCATTTACAAAGATACGTCGCTGGTGCAGATGTCCGCGCCCATGTGGTAGGAAATCAGGTTCACGCGGAAATTATTAACTGTTCACAAGTAGACTATCGCCGTTCTTATCAAGAGTCAAAATATTCTCCTTGGCAATTACCTGAGTCTTTAAATCAACAAATTATTCAGGCTACAGCAGCTTTTGGTTTACAGTTTGCTGGCTGGGATTTTAAAGTTACAGAAGACCATCAATACTGGTGTTTAGAAGCTAATCCGATGCCGGGATATGATGGCTATGATATTAGAGATGAAGGACGGATTACCGATTCACTATTAGCCTTGCTGACACAACAAAATACTATTAAAGAATTCCCCAATAGCCAAGTTTTCACAGATGAAATTTTAACAGAAAAACAATGTGCTGAAGTTTATGCCACGATTAAAAACTTAAAAGAACATTGGATTTCCAGAGGGCAAGAACCAGCTAGTTTTTTCACTTTGGGCACAGCATCCTATTTGGATTTCTTAAATATACCTGACTTTGCAGGCGATTATTATACTAGAGCCAAACAATATAATTCCCTGTTGCAAAAACATTTTGCTTGGCTTTATACATTAGTGATAAATTCCCTAGAAAAACAACTACAAGCACCAATTAATTATCACCCTGATTTTGCCCTACCTGGATTTCATATTTGGGAAACACCAGCAATTTTCACGAAATCAACAGCATCAGTTCATTTTGATTTACAATACCAAAATCTCAATTGGCAAGACCAAGCAAATATAGATTTTCAACGCACAATTTCTTTTACTCTCCCAATTAAACTGCCTCAATTGGGCGGGGGGCTAAATGTTTGGGATTTAACTTATGACGAATATACTGATGGTCGCGACTCCAATCATTTAGGCGATGTAGAAGTGATGAAACGCTTTAGAAATAAAACTGTTCATCCTTATACAGTGGGTAAAATTGTAATCCATTGTGGACATTCACTGCATCAAATTGCTGCGATCGCTGAAGTTAATCCCGGTGATGAACGCATCACTCTACAAGGTCACGGCGTATATCACAATGGGCAATGGCTACTCTATTGGTAA
- the ccmS gene encoding beta-carboxysome assembly chaperone CcmS translates to MMFGSNQPESGDSKWRGQLDRFVKENQQDLAALFWALWLENGDSQGTIGIDLQPTPHFVYCPKDAVEKLNNNVENRLQELLGIIEHNQPEVEVVMIGIGKGEIKLIQFAPEPAPPVCFERVGKDVDGLLDLLEQRMSEAIFV, encoded by the coding sequence ATGATGTTTGGTAGTAATCAGCCGGAATCAGGGGATAGCAAGTGGCGTGGCCAGTTGGATAGGTTTGTGAAAGAAAACCAGCAAGACTTGGCTGCACTTTTTTGGGCTTTATGGTTAGAAAATGGTGATAGTCAAGGTACTATAGGCATCGATTTACAGCCTACACCGCATTTTGTTTATTGTCCAAAGGACGCGGTAGAAAAATTAAATAATAATGTTGAGAATCGGCTTCAAGAACTTTTGGGAATTATTGAACATAATCAACCGGAAGTTGAAGTAGTGATGATTGGTATTGGTAAGGGTGAAATTAAGTTAATTCAGTTTGCACCAGAACCAGCACCGCCAGTTTGTTTTGAGCGAGTTGGTAAGGATGTAGATGGGTTGTTAGATTTGCTGGAACAGCGCATGAGTGAGGCGATTTTTGTATAA